The genomic stretch GCCGACAACCGGCCAAGGCCGTCACGCACCAGTGCATTGCCGGTGCCCGAGGTGACCGCGTACTGCAGCGCGCTGCCGACCAGCCGCGCCGCCACCGCATCGCCCTTCTGCGCCGGCGGCGCCTCGCTGTCGTAGCGCTTGATCGTGCGTCCCAGCGGATCCAGCACCCCGCGCACCGCGTGCAGCGGTTGGATCTCGCCGCTCGAGGCGAGAAACTGGTAGAGCTGTGCCATGGCATACGGGCTCTGGTCCACGGCGCCGAGAATCAGCGAAGGCTGGGCCTCGGATTCGATCCCGGCCAGGGTTCGGATCAGTGCCGCCAGCCGCTGCGGCTGCACCTCCATGCCCAGCCTCACCGTGGCCTGGTTGTAGCTCTGCGCCAGCGCGTCCATCAGGCGCACGTCGCCGTGGCTGCGGCCATCGGAATTGCCCGGCTTCCAGGTCCGGCCGCGGCCGAGCCCCACGGTGACTGGGGCATCGCTGATGACGCTGGCCAGCGACCACTTCTCCGGCTGTGCCAGCGCCAACAGGTAGACGAACGGTTTGAGCAGCGAACCGACCGGCCGGCGCGCATCGACCGCACGGTTGAAGCCGGGCTCGGTGAACTCGCGGCTGCCCACCACTGCCAGCACATCGCCGTTGTGGACGTCGGTCACCACCAGCCCGGCCTGCAGCGGCGGCCGGCCCTTGGTCGTCAGCGCCTTGAGCGTACGCGCCACCGCGCCTTCCGCGTAACCCTGCGCCGACGGCGACATGCCGGTCATCACCGACAAACCGGCGCCGGACAGCTTGTCCGCCGGATAGTCGCGCGCAAGCTGCTTGCGCACCAGGTCCACGTAGGCCGGGAAGCGGTTGGCGGCCAAGTTGCCGGCGCTGGCGGTGACGCCAAGGGGCGCCTTGACCGCACGACGATACTCGGCGTCGTCGATCAGGCCGGTTTCGTGCATTTCTCCGAGCACGAAATTGCGCCGCTCCAGCGCGCGCTCCGGGTTGCGCCGCGGGTTGTACCAGGACGGCCCCTTAACCATGCCGATCATCAGCGCGATCTGCTCGGACGACAGGTCCCGCAGCTCGCGTCCGAACCAGAACTCGGAAGCCGCCGCCACGCCACGGATCGCCTGCGCGCCGCGCTGGCCCAGATCGACCTGGTTGAAGTAGGCCTCGAGGATGGTGCGCTTGTCGTAGCGCGCCTCCAGCAGGAGGGCGAACAGGATTTCCTTGACCTTGCGGGTGTAGGTCTGCTCCTTGCCGATGCCGAGCAGGCCGCTGCGCGCCAGCTGCTGGGTCAACGTGCTGGCGCCCTGCCTGGTGTCGCCACCGGACCGCACGTTCACGAAGACGGCACGCAGCATGCCGCTGAAATCGATGCCGATGTGGTGGTTGAAGTCGCGGTCCTCGACCGCCTGCAGGCCGGTGACCAGCAGCTCGGGCACTTCCTCGATCCGCACCAGCCGGCGCTCTTCCTGGTTCTGTCCGTACAGGGTGGCGATGCGCGCGGGGTCCAGCCGCGCGCTGCGCAGCGCGCGCTTGGCCTGGGCATCGCGGATCGCCGCTACCCGGCCGCTGGACAAGGTCACTTCCAGCACTGCCGGTGCGACCCGTCCGTCCACGTCGTTGTAGCCGCGGCTGGAGATGCGCCAGCGCGCGCCGTTGCGGTCGTAGGTTCCGGGCCGGCGGCCGTCGCCATCGCGATAGGAGGCGGCGTCGAGCTCGGTCTTGAGCGTCTGGGCATCCATCGCCAGACCCTGCCGCAGCACCAACGGGCGCGCGTACACGCGCGTAGGTACCTGCCAGCGCAGTTTGCCGAAGCGCTCTCCAACCTGGTGGTTCAGGTACAGCAGGTAGGGAATCAGGAAGCCCAGCAGCACCGCGGCCGCGGCCAGTGACCAAGTCAGCAGCCGCCGGCGCCAGCCCGAGCCACCGCCCGCATCGCCGCCCTCGTCGTCGTACAGCTCGTCTTCTTCGTCTTGGATGCGGGGCATTGGCTGGCGGTCGGCCGCTGGATGCGACAATGGCGTTGGTTTGTTCCTGTAACCCGAGTCTAGCGGACTCCCGTCCCCAACTCCCATACGCGACCCTAGCCGTTCCGCGACCATGCAGCTGCCGGACGCAACTCAGCCCATGCCTTCCAATGAACATCTGACCGTCCTGCGGTTCCACCGCCAGCGCCTGTCCGCGCTGCTGCACAGGGCTCGGGTCGCGGCCGGCTCCCAGGGACTGCGGGCGGTCCTGCGCAAGTTTTCCACCCCCCGGCCGGAACCGGCCAGCGGCGGCGTCAGGCCAAGTGACCCGCCGGGCCATATCCCCGCGGGTCCGCGCGTACTGGTCATCGACACCACCCTGCCCCGGCCTGACCGGGATTCGGGGTCGGTACGCGCGTTCGAGTTGCTGAAACTGATCGGCGAATCCGGCCTCGGCATCGACTTCCTCCCCGAGCGCGGCACTGCGGGTGGCGCACCGCAGGACGCCTTGCACGCGATCGGCGTGCGCGTATTGCCTTCCCGGCCGATCGATGCATTCCGGCGCGCCGTCCGTGCCGGCACGGATTACCAGGCCGTCATCATCTGCCGCTACTACCTGGCGGAGTACTGGATTCCGCTGGTAAGGGCTTGGCTACCGAAGTCGAAGCTGATCCTCGACACCGTGGATCTGCATCATCTTCGCGAGTCCCGGGAAGGAGAGTTGAGGCGCAGCCGTTGGCTCCAGTCGCTCGCGGCATCGACACTCCGACGCGAACTGGCCGCCGTCGCCGCGAGCGACGAAACCTGGGTGGTCAGCCCCGCTGAACGGGAGTATCTGCAATCGTCCGGATGTGATCGACCGATCAGGCTCGTCCCCAACCTGCATGAAACCTGTGCAGAGTTGCCGTGTTTCGATAACCGCAACGGGCTGTTGTTCGTCGGCGGAGCCGGACATCCCCCGAACACCGATGCAGTGCGGTGGCTGCTCCGGGACATCCTGCCGCGCATTCACGCCGAGCGCCCGGACATACAGCTCCACTTGGTGGGTGCCGGCCTGTCCGACTTGATGCCAGTGCCTTTGCCTCACGGGGTGATCTGCCATGACCACGTTCCCGATTTGGCACCGCTGTTCGCCGCCGTGCGCATCGGCATTGCACCGCTGCGGTTCGGCGCCGGGGTAAAAGGCAAGGTCAGCCAATGCCTGGCGCTGGGTCTGCCGGTGGTGGCAACGCCTTGCGCAGCCGAAGGAATGCACCTGACAGATGGCGTGCATGCATTGATCGCCGAAGACGCCGCGGCCTTTGCCAAGGCGATCGTTCGCCTGCACGATGACCGCCTCCTGTGGGACACCCTCGCCACCAACGGGCGGCAGGTGATCGAGTCGCACTTTTCACCCGCCTCCGTGCGCTTGACCGTTGCCGCCTCACTCGACCGCCTGCCTCACGCCTGAATGCGCATCCTGCTGATCGCCTACGAGTTTCCCCCCAGCGCATCTCCCCAGTCGCTGCGATGGGCCTACCTCGCCCGCGAGTTGGCCCACAAAGGCCATGACTTGCACGTACTCACGATTGACCTTGGTGGCCAGACTCCGGGGCTGCCGGAATTGCCCGACAGCATCACCATCCATCGCACCTACGCAGGTCCCTTTCGTGGACTCTTCGCGATGCGCCGGAAACTCCGCGCCCGCCGCCAGGTGGCCACCGAAACGTCCGCAGCGCCACTACCGGCATCGACGTCCACCAATCTGCACGGCTGGAAGCGCCTCCTGTCGGAACGTGTCCAGACGCTGCTGGCCCGGATCGTGTTTCCGGACGCCCGTGGCGAGTGGATGCCTTGGGGGCGTCGCCGGTTGCTGCGCCTGCTGAACGAGCTTGCCCCGTCCGTGGTCATCAGCTCCCACGAACCAGCCACCACCCTGGAGCTCGGTCTGCTGGCCAAGGGCCGCGGATATGCATGGATCGCCGACCTCGGCGACCCGGTATTGGCCGGCTACACCCCGGCGCGCTGGCGTCTGCGTGCAAACCGGCTGGAAGCGCGTGTGTGCCGCGAGGCTGATGCCGTCATCGTCACCACGGAGGCCACCCGCAACCTGCTGATGGAACGCCACGGACACCGTGACGATGTCATCGTGGTCAGCCAGGGATACGACGCAACGGCGGAGACGGAAGCGGAGCTGCCTGTGGAAATGGATCCCGCCCGTACCGAGTTGCTCTACACGGGCAGCCTGTACCGTTTCCGGCGCATGGACGAACTCCTGCATGCGCTGGAGGAGTTGCCGGGTGTCCGGTTGAACATCGCTTCCGTCAGCCTGCCGGATGAACTGATGGCCTGGGCCGCGCGGTTCCCGGAACGGATCCGGCTCCTGGGATTCCTGCCGCATCGAGTCGCATTGGGCCTGCAGCGCCGGGCCGACGTCCTGGTCAATATCGCCAACGATGACCCTCTGCAGATTCCCGGCAAGGTGTACGAATACCTGGGCGCAAATCGCCCGATCCTGCATCTCGGCAAACCGGACGATGCCATTGGCAGCCTGCTGCATCGCACCGGTCGCGGCTGGGCATGCGCGAACGACGCTGGCGACATCATCCGGGTCCTGAAAGGTCTGGCCGGGCGCAGGCCCCTGCTGCCCAATGATGGCGACGGGGAGGTCGCCAGCCACTCCTGGCAGGCGCTCGCGGGCCGCGTGGAAGCTCTTGCCACCGGGCTGGCGGAAAAGCGCTAGCGGAGCCTCTCCAGACGCTCCGCGAATTCGCCCAGTCCAGGCGTATCCGGGTCGAGGTTGCGGGCCTGTTCCAGCGCGCGCCGCGCCTCGGCGGTACGGCCAGCCTCGAGGCGTTCACTGCCGACTGCGATCCAGCGCTGCGCCAGCCGCCGCCGCGCTGTCGCCACGCCATCGTCGGACGGCGCCAGCTGCCGCCATGCATCCAGGCAGACCAGCGCACGACCGAGGCTGTTGTCGCGCAGGGCCTGGCGGTTGCAGTCCCGCGCTGCCCCCAGCAGCGCCGCCGATGCCCGCAGCACGCGCGGATCGCGCGGGGCCAGCGCACGCGCCTCGCGCAACCTGTCCCAGGCGCTGTCGCCGGGAGGCGTCAGCCAGTCGCCGCGGGCGCGGGCGCGCTCCATCTGCTCCAGCAGGCGGGCAACGCGCGCGCGTTGCTGCGGGCCTGTACTGGCAGTGCCGTAGCTCGGTCCGCTGCCTTGAGCCTGGCGCCGCTGCCGCTGCGCCTCCTGCAGGCGCGCAGCGTCCACGCCTGCCGCATCAGCCAGCGCCAACAAACGCATGGCCCTCGCCGTGGGCGCAATGACCGTCGCGCGTAGCAGGGCATCGCCCAATGGCGCAGCACAGGCCTCCGGCAACGCCCCGGCCTGCAGCTGGCGCAGCTCGCCGCAGGCCTGCGCAGCGGCTTCCAGCCGGCCGCGCGCCAGTAGCTGGCGGATGCGCTGGCCGCGCGCTTCCAGCGCCCGCGCCAGACCAGCGTGCAGCGGCGGTAGCGCGGCATGGCCGGGATCAAAACTTTCGGCGCGATGCAGCAGTTCCGCCGCGGGCAGCAGCTCTTCGCGCGCCAGCATTCCAGCTGTCGGTTTCAACAGGTCTTCCAGCGCATCCTCGCGACCTTCCAGCGCCGCCTGGCTGCGCGGCTGCGCCTGCAGCACCTGCTGGTACAGCGGCAGCGCGGCGTCGGGTCCATCGTCCAGGTGGCCAGCCGCCTGCGCTGCTTGCGCGCGCGCCATCAACGCGTCGATGCCGACCGCCTGCGCCTGCGTCGCCTGCAAGCTCGCGGACAGCGCATCGACCTGCGCCTTGGGCGCCTGCAACTCGCGCGCCAGCTGCAGCGCGACGTGCGCCTGCACGGCGTCGCCCGCGCTGGCGCTGGCTTCCGCTCGCTCCAGCGCCGCCTGCGCCACCCGCGCCAAGCCGTCGCGCGCCTCCAGCTGATCCGGCTGCAGCGCCAGCGCCGCCTCGAACAGTTCGCGTGCGCCGTCGCCATCCGCATCCGTGAGTCGGCCGGCCTGCAGCGCGACCTCCGCTCGCTGGCGCAGCGCGTCGTAGCGCGGATCCGGCCACAGCCAGCGGCCCAGTGCGTCGCGATACGCGAGCCCGGCAAGCAGGCCCAGCAGCACTACCGCGACGCCTGCGATGGCGCCGATGCGCGCCGGCCGGGGCAACGCCTGCCAGCGCGCCCGCACCGCTGCGCGTCGCGCCGGCACGGAGGCGAAGCGCTTCATGCGCGGCGCGCGGATTCGATGCCGGGCAGCGACTCCAGCCGGGCCAGCAGCAGGCCCAACTGTTCGTAATCGGACACCCGCACCTGCAGCCGCACCCGTATCCGCCCGTTGCCACCGCGCAGGGGATCGGTATGCAGGCCCAAGGCATGCACGCCGACCTGTGCCACCAGCGTGGTGATGTCCTTGAGCAGCCACTTGCGGTCCACCGCCTCGATGCGGATCGCCACGTTCTGGCCGCTCCGTCGCGTCCCCCACTCCACCGGCAGCACCCTCGCCGGCTCCTTGGCGGCAAGGCGCAGGAACGCGGCGCAACCGGGACGATGCACGCTGACGCCACGGGCGCGTGTGAGATAGCCGACGATGGCCTCCCCCGGCAGCGGCTGGCAGCACCGCGCCACCTGCGCCAGAAGGTTGTCCACGCCCTGCACCGTGACCGCGCCGGCGCCGGGTGAAGCGGGCGCCACCGGCTTGGCCGGCAACGCGGGCAGCGCCGGTTCGGGTTCCTGCGCCGCCTTTTCCAGTTCCAGCAGCGCGCGGCCGATCTGGTTGGGGCCGACGTCACCCAACGCCACCAGCACCAGCAGGTCGTCTTCGGTCTGCGCGTTGAACCTGGCGAGCACCGGGGTGAGGTCGGCGTTCAACAGGCCCATCCGGCGCAGGTCGCGTTCGAGCAGCTCGCGGCCCTCCTTCAGGTTCTGGGCGCGGTCGAGCTTGTTGAACCAGGCCCGCACCTTGTCGCGCGAGCGGCTGCTGGACAGGAAGCCGGCGCTGGGCTGCAGCCAGTCGCGGCGCGGCGCGGCCTCCTTGCCGGTGAGGATCTCGACGCGCTGGCCGGTCTTCAGCACCTGGGTCAGCGGCACGATCCTGCCATCCACCTTGGCGCCACGGCAGCGGTGGCCGACCATGCTGTGGACGGCGTAGGCGAAGTCGAGCACGGTGCCGCCCTGCGGCAGGTCGATCACTTCGCCCTTGGGCGTCAACGCGTACACACGGTCTTCTATCAGCTCGCTGTCGATGCCCTGCAGCGGCGCGGCTTCGCCTTCGCCCGCCGCCTCCGCGGCCTGCTCCAGCAGCTTGCGCATCCACGCGATGCGCTTGTCCATCGCCGCTCCGCCGGCGCTGCTGCCTTCCTTGTACCGCCAGTGCGCGGCCACGCCGAGCTCGGACTGCGCGTGCATCTCGCGGGTGCGGATCTGCACCTCCACGGTCTTGCCTTCCGGGCCGATCACCGCGGTATGCAACGAGCGGTAGCCATTGGGCTTGGGCCGGGCGATGTAGTCGTCGAATTCGCTGGGGATCGGCACCCACAGCGCATGCACCAGTCCCAGCACCGCATAGCAGGTGGGAATGTCGTCCACCAGCACCCGCAGCGCGCGCAGGTCGTAGAGTTCCTCGATCGGCAGCGCCTTGCGCTGCATCTTCTTCCAGATGCTGTAGATATGCTTGGGCCGGCCGGCCACGTCGGCTTCGATGCCGTGCGACGCCACCGCGTCGCGCAGCTGTGCGCGCACGGCCTCGATGTAGCGCTCGCGGCCGCTGCGGTTGTCGTCCAGCGATTGCGCGATGCGCAGGTAGTCCTCGGCCTGCAGCACGCGGAACGCCAGGTCCTCCAGCTCCCACTTCAGCTGCCAGATGCCGAGCCGGTTGGCCAGCGGCGCGTGGATGTCGCGCGTCATCCGCGCCAGCGCACGCTGCTCGTCGGCCGGCAGCCGCCACGCCGCGCGCATGCGCGAGAGCTGGCGGGCCAGCACGATCGGCACCACGCGCAGGTCGCGCACCAGCGCCAGCAGCAGCCGGCGCATGCCTTCGGGATTGCGGCCACCGCCGTGGCTGCGGTGCAGCGCCCACACCCGGCTCGCGGCGCGCTGGCCTTCCAGCAGCACATGCAGGCGCTCCGGCACCTCCACCTGCGCCTGCGCCGCCAGCGCTTCCACATCGACCAGCGAATCCAGCAGGGTGGCGGCCAGCACCTCGGCGTCGGCGTTGAGCGAGACGAGGATCGACAGGGTGTCGGTCAGCACCTCCGGGCGGTCGCGCATCGGCGCGCCCGCCTCGGCATGCGTGCGCCAGCAGACGGCCAGCGGCGCCGGCAAGGCCTCAGCAGGCACGCGCGCCAGCGCGTCGGCCCAGGTGATGGTGGCGATGGCGGGAACGGACATGGTTCTACAGTAGCGGGAGGTACCTGAAGCAGCCAGCAGTCATCGTCGCCCTCCGCTTGCGCCAAGCTTTTCCACCCGCGCGGCCAGCCGCTTCGGCGAGATGCCGCCCTTGGCGCCCAGTTCCTGCGCGAACAGCGACACCCGCAGTTCCTCCAGCTCCCAGCGCAGGGCGTGGGCTTCCGGATCGGCAGGATCGGCGGCGGCCAGCGCGGCGGTGAATGGCGCCAGTTCCAGCATGCGCTGCTGGTCGCGCACCGGGTCGCGCTGGGCACGCTCGGCGCGCAGCGACATCGCCTTCAGCCAGCGCGGATATTCGGCCAGTGCCGCGGCGGGGACGTCGCGCAGGAAGCCCGGCGCGGCCAGCGCATCGAGCTGCGCCTGCATGTCGTCGAGATTGGCGCGCGCCCAGCCGATCAGCTTCGATTCCAGCTTCGCCCGCACTTCCGCCACCAACCCGAGGATGGTTTCCGCCTGCCTGAGCCGCTGCATCGCCTCGCCGAACACCGCCTTGGCGATGGCCTCGCGGCGCTGCGCGAAGGTTTCGGCATCCCGAACGTCTAGCAGGCCGTCGGCGGTAAGCGCATCGAAGGCACCATCCAGCAGGTCGGCGCGCAGGCGATCGGCGTCCTTGAGTCCGTCGCGTCGCGGCGCGGCCGACTCGATGGCGGCGTACAGCAGCGAGATCTTCGGCTGCACCGGGAGCTGCCGGCGCGCCTGCTTCAGCTTGTCGGCCAGCGCGATCGCCAGCAGCCGGCGCACGCCCTGCGGGTGCAGGCGCTCGGCCACCGCGCGCTGGGCGTGCAGGGCCAACGAGACGGACTCGCCATCATCCTGTAGGGCCGGATACGCCGGCACGCCGCCGGCACCGGGCACCGACGCGGGGATCGGCGTGTCCGGGAACACGGTCAGGCCGGCTTGCGCCATGCCCTGCGCCGCGTGGCGGGCGAAGG from Thermomonas sp. XSG encodes the following:
- the mrcB gene encoding penicillin-binding protein 1B, which gives rise to MPRIQDEEDELYDDEGGDAGGGSGWRRRLLTWSLAAAAVLLGFLIPYLLYLNHQVGERFGKLRWQVPTRVYARPLVLRQGLAMDAQTLKTELDAASYRDGDGRRPGTYDRNGARWRISSRGYNDVDGRVAPAVLEVTLSSGRVAAIRDAQAKRALRSARLDPARIATLYGQNQEERRLVRIEEVPELLVTGLQAVEDRDFNHHIGIDFSGMLRAVFVNVRSGGDTRQGASTLTQQLARSGLLGIGKEQTYTRKVKEILFALLLEARYDKRTILEAYFNQVDLGQRGAQAIRGVAAASEFWFGRELRDLSSEQIALMIGMVKGPSWYNPRRNPERALERRNFVLGEMHETGLIDDAEYRRAVKAPLGVTASAGNLAANRFPAYVDLVRKQLARDYPADKLSGAGLSVMTGMSPSAQGYAEGAVARTLKALTTKGRPPLQAGLVVTDVHNGDVLAVVGSREFTEPGFNRAVDARRPVGSLLKPFVYLLALAQPEKWSLASVISDAPVTVGLGRGRTWKPGNSDGRSHGDVRLMDALAQSYNQATVRLGMEVQPQRLAALIRTLAGIESEAQPSLILGAVDQSPYAMAQLYQFLASSGEIQPLHAVRGVLDPLGRTIKRYDSEAPPAQKGDAVAARLVGSALQYAVTSGTGNALVRDGLGRLSAAGKTGTSNDGRDSWFAGYTGDHLAVVWVGNDQNQSTGLYGATGGMRVWSDMFARLPSAPLRLSSEGVDWRWVLGGQSTDGDCPGARHLPFVAGYAPPYQPCPYVPPPALDEFGNPLPPEDGSLNPLERAGQAIRDFFGGGDPAKQLPPPDAPAPRPVQ
- a CDS encoding bifunctional (p)ppGpp synthetase/guanosine-3',5'-bis(diphosphate) 3'-pyrophosphohydrolase, whose protein sequence is MRDRPEVLTDTLSILVSLNADAEVLAATLLDSLVDVEALAAQAQVEVPERLHVLLEGQRAASRVWALHRSHGGGRNPEGMRRLLLALVRDLRVVPIVLARQLSRMRAAWRLPADEQRALARMTRDIHAPLANRLGIWQLKWELEDLAFRVLQAEDYLRIAQSLDDNRSGRERYIEAVRAQLRDAVASHGIEADVAGRPKHIYSIWKKMQRKALPIEELYDLRALRVLVDDIPTCYAVLGLVHALWVPIPSEFDDYIARPKPNGYRSLHTAVIGPEGKTVEVQIRTREMHAQSELGVAAHWRYKEGSSAGGAAMDKRIAWMRKLLEQAAEAAGEGEAAPLQGIDSELIEDRVYALTPKGEVIDLPQGGTVLDFAYAVHSMVGHRCRGAKVDGRIVPLTQVLKTGQRVEILTGKEAAPRRDWLQPSAGFLSSSRSRDKVRAWFNKLDRAQNLKEGRELLERDLRRMGLLNADLTPVLARFNAQTEDDLLVLVALGDVGPNQIGRALLELEKAAQEPEPALPALPAKPVAPASPGAGAVTVQGVDNLLAQVARCCQPLPGEAIVGYLTRARGVSVHRPGCAAFLRLAAKEPARVLPVEWGTRRSGQNVAIRIEAVDRKWLLKDITTLVAQVGVHALGLHTDPLRGGNGRIRVRLQVRVSDYEQLGLLLARLESLPGIESARRA
- a CDS encoding glycosyltransferase yields the protein MPSNEHLTVLRFHRQRLSALLHRARVAAGSQGLRAVLRKFSTPRPEPASGGVRPSDPPGHIPAGPRVLVIDTTLPRPDRDSGSVRAFELLKLIGESGLGIDFLPERGTAGGAPQDALHAIGVRVLPSRPIDAFRRAVRAGTDYQAVIICRYYLAEYWIPLVRAWLPKSKLILDTVDLHHLRESREGELRRSRWLQSLAASTLRRELAAVAASDETWVVSPAEREYLQSSGCDRPIRLVPNLHETCAELPCFDNRNGLLFVGGAGHPPNTDAVRWLLRDILPRIHAERPDIQLHLVGAGLSDLMPVPLPHGVICHDHVPDLAPLFAAVRIGIAPLRFGAGVKGKVSQCLALGLPVVATPCAAEGMHLTDGVHALIAEDAAAFAKAIVRLHDDRLLWDTLATNGRQVIESHFSPASVRLTVAASLDRLPHA
- a CDS encoding glycosyltransferase, translating into MRILLIAYEFPPSASPQSLRWAYLARELAHKGHDLHVLTIDLGGQTPGLPELPDSITIHRTYAGPFRGLFAMRRKLRARRQVATETSAAPLPASTSTNLHGWKRLLSERVQTLLARIVFPDARGEWMPWGRRRLLRLLNELAPSVVISSHEPATTLELGLLAKGRGYAWIADLGDPVLAGYTPARWRLRANRLEARVCREADAVIVTTEATRNLLMERHGHRDDVIVVSQGYDATAETEAELPVEMDPARTELLYTGSLYRFRRMDELLHALEELPGVRLNIASVSLPDELMAWAARFPERIRLLGFLPHRVALGLQRRADVLVNIANDDPLQIPGKVYEYLGANRPILHLGKPDDAIGSLLHRTGRGWACANDAGDIIRVLKGLAGRRPLLPNDGDGEVASHSWQALAGRVEALATGLAEKR